The proteins below come from a single Fusobacterium nucleatum genomic window:
- the brnQ gene encoding branched-chain amino acid transport system II carrier protein, whose product MYSMIDVVTAGFALFAMLFGAGNLIFPPMLGYQLGSSWGVASFAFILTGVGIPLMGIIASANAGKSLDSFSDKVSPLFARFYGIALILSIGPLLALPRTGATAYEVTFYHAGFTTSIWKYIYLGIYFLLALLFSLKSSKVVDRVGKILTPILLIVLFIILVKGVFFNDLPITEKMYELPFKKGFIEGYQTMDALATIVFSTVILNAIRGKTELTPKQEFSYLLKVGLIAAAGLAIVYTGLSYIGASFGGMELVAGAEKTDLLVKISINLLGKIGYLILAICVAGACLTTSIGLIVTVAEYFSSLIKISYEKLVVITTIIGFVFAMFGVNKIVIISVPVLVFLYPISIALIILNFFCIKNANVFKGVVLVAGLIGLYEGISVAGITIPVIFTNIYNSLPLVNLGLPWLVPALIVGICCYFIKDGKN is encoded by the coding sequence ATGTATAGTATGATAGATGTTGTTACAGCAGGATTTGCATTATTTGCAATGTTATTTGGGGCAGGAAATTTAATATTCCCTCCTATGTTAGGATATCAATTAGGTAGTAGTTGGGGAGTAGCCTCATTTGCTTTTATCTTAACAGGGGTTGGTATTCCACTTATGGGAATAATTGCTTCTGCAAATGCTGGAAAAAGTTTGGATAGTTTTTCAGATAAAGTTTCACCTTTATTTGCAAGATTTTATGGGATAGCACTTATTTTATCAATAGGACCACTTTTGGCACTGCCAAGAACAGGTGCAACAGCTTATGAAGTTACTTTTTATCATGCAGGATTTACAACTTCAATTTGGAAATATATTTATTTAGGAATTTATTTCTTATTGGCATTGTTATTCTCATTAAAATCATCAAAAGTTGTTGATAGAGTAGGAAAAATTTTAACACCTATACTTTTAATAGTTCTTTTTATAATTTTAGTTAAAGGTGTATTTTTCAATGATTTGCCAATTACAGAAAAAATGTATGAATTACCATTTAAAAAAGGGTTTATAGAGGGTTATCAAACAATGGATGCTCTGGCAACCATAGTTTTTTCAACAGTTATTTTAAATGCTATAAGAGGAAAAACTGAACTTACTCCTAAACAAGAATTTTCATATTTATTAAAAGTTGGACTTATTGCAGCAGCAGGGCTTGCAATAGTTTATACAGGACTTAGTTATATAGGAGCAAGTTTTGGTGGAATGGAGTTAGTTGCAGGAGCAGAAAAAACAGATTTACTTGTAAAAATTTCAATAAATCTTTTAGGAAAAATTGGATATTTAATATTGGCTATCTGTGTTGCAGGTGCTTGCCTTACAACTTCAATAGGGCTAATAGTTACTGTTGCAGAGTATTTTAGTAGTCTTATAAAAATATCTTATGAAAAATTAGTAGTGATAACAACAATAATTGGTTTTGTTTTTGCAATGTTTGGAGTTAATAAAATAGTTATAATATCAGTTCCAGTTTTGGTATTTTTATATCCAATAAGTATTGCCTTAATAATTTTGAATTTCTTCTGTATTAAAAATGCTAATGTATTTAAAGGAGTTGTATTAGTAGCAGGACTTATTGGACTATATGAAGGAATTTCTGTAGCTGGTATCACTATACCAGTAATTTTTACAAATATCTATAATTCATTACCACTTGTAAATTTAGGTTTACCTTGGTTAGTACCAGCTTTGATAGTTGGAATTTGTTGTTATTTTATAAAAGATGGAAAAAATTAA
- a CDS encoding arsenate reductase family protein, which produces MKDIVFFCYPKCSTCQKAKKWLQENSVEFTERDIVKNNPTEAELKKFYKKSKKELKKFFNTSGILYREMELKDKLPTMTEEEMLKLLAADGKLVKRPMIVTKDFVLNGFKEEEWKELLKK; this is translated from the coding sequence ATGAAAGATATAGTATTTTTTTGCTATCCAAAATGTTCAACTTGTCAAAAAGCAAAGAAATGGCTTCAAGAAAATTCAGTAGAATTTACAGAAAGAGATATAGTAAAAAACAATCCTACTGAGGCAGAATTAAAAAAATTCTATAAAAAAAGTAAAAAAGAATTAAAGAAATTTTTTAACACAAGTGGAATTTTGTATAGAGAAATGGAATTAAAAGATAAATTGCCAACTATGACAGAAGAAGAAATGTTAAAATTATTAGCAGCTGATGGGAAACTTGTAAAAAGACCAATGATAGTTACAAAAGATTTTGTTTTAAATGGCTTTAAAGAAGAAGAGTGGAAAGAATTATTAAAAAAATAA
- a CDS encoding flavocytochrome c: MKKNFFVKLFGLTILMFTLLFTGASAETYEGTGYGYDKDGIVLDVEIKDSKITDVKVKRAKESEFATPAIQEIAKKVIATQSLDVDGISGASLTSEGTKEAIEEAVKKSGITLTTVTVQNVRTVEFPKETDVVVIGAGGAGLTSAIAAHEKGAKVILIEKTELLGGNTNYATAGLNAAGTKIQEKLGVKDSPELFYEDTMKGGKNKNNKELVRVLVNNSSAIVDWLIERGADLSELTSTGGQSAKRTHRPTGGTAVGPNIVAALSKTAENEKIDIRKGTKAIALVKTKNRIVGVKVREIDGKEYTIKAKAVIVATGGFGANAKMVEKYNPKLKGFGSTNSPAIVGDGIIMVEKVGGALVDMSEIQTHPTVVYNKTNMITEAVRGEGAILVNKDGKRFIDELETRDVVSKAILSQKGKSAFLIFDEDIRTKLKAADGYVKKGFAVEGTLEEIAAKIGTDAKTLEATLNKYNEAVRDKVDSEFNKKTLPKELTGTKYYAIEVSPAVHHTMGGVRINTNAEVLSKNGRPIKGLYAAGEVTGGIHGANRIGGNAVADITIFGKIAGENAATYSKSVK; the protein is encoded by the coding sequence ATGAAAAAAAATTTTTTTGTGAAATTGTTTGGGCTAACGATTTTAATGTTCACTCTTTTATTTACAGGGGCTTCGGCTGAAACATATGAAGGAACAGGATATGGATATGATAAGGATGGAATTGTCCTAGATGTAGAAATAAAAGATAGTAAAATCACTGATGTAAAAGTTAAAAGAGCAAAAGAATCAGAATTTGCAACACCTGCTATTCAGGAGATTGCTAAAAAAGTTATAGCAACTCAAAGTTTAGATGTTGATGGAATTTCTGGTGCATCTTTAACAAGTGAAGGAACTAAGGAAGCTATTGAAGAAGCTGTAAAAAAAAGTGGGATAACTCTTACAACAGTTACAGTACAAAATGTAAGAACTGTTGAATTTCCAAAAGAAACTGATGTAGTTGTAATTGGAGCTGGTGGAGCAGGTTTAACTTCTGCTATTGCTGCTCATGAAAAAGGAGCTAAGGTTATTTTAATCGAAAAAACAGAGCTTTTAGGTGGAAATACAAACTATGCAACAGCTGGGCTTAATGCAGCAGGAACAAAAATACAAGAAAAATTAGGTGTAAAGGATAGTCCAGAACTTTTCTATGAAGATACAATGAAAGGTGGAAAAAATAAAAATAATAAAGAGTTAGTAAGAGTTTTAGTTAATAATTCAAGTGCAATAGTTGATTGGTTGATAGAAAGAGGAGCAGATTTGTCAGAGCTTACCTCAACAGGTGGGCAAAGTGCAAAAAGAACTCATAGACCAACTGGTGGAACAGCAGTAGGACCTAATATAGTGGCTGCACTTTCAAAAACTGCTGAAAATGAAAAAATAGATATAAGAAAAGGAACTAAGGCAATAGCATTAGTAAAAACTAAAAATAGAATAGTTGGAGTAAAAGTAAGAGAAATTGATGGTAAAGAATATACTATTAAAGCAAAAGCAGTAATTGTTGCAACAGGTGGATTTGGAGCTAATGCTAAAATGGTTGAAAAATACAATCCAAAATTAAAAGGCTTTGGTTCAACTAATAGTCCAGCAATAGTTGGAGATGGAATTATTATGGTTGAAAAAGTTGGAGGAGCATTGGTTGATATGAGTGAAATTCAAACTCACCCAACTGTTGTATATAATAAAACTAATATGATAACAGAAGCTGTTAGAGGAGAAGGAGCTATCCTTGTAAATAAAGATGGTAAGAGATTTATAGATGAACTTGAAACAAGAGATGTTGTTTCTAAAGCTATATTAAGTCAAAAAGGAAAATCAGCTTTCTTAATATTTGATGAAGATATAAGAACAAAATTAAAAGCAGCTGATGGTTATGTTAAAAAAGGTTTTGCAGTTGAAGGAACACTTGAAGAAATAGCTGCTAAAATTGGAACAGATGCAAAAACTTTAGAAGCTACATTAAATAAGTACAATGAAGCTGTTAGAGATAAAGTTGATAGTGAGTTTAATAAGAAAACTTTACCTAAGGAATTGACTGGAACTAAATACTATGCAATAGAAGTTTCACCAGCAGTTCATCATACTATGGGTGGAGTTCGTATCAATACTAATGCAGAAGTGCTTAGTAAAAATGGTAGACCAATAAAAGGACTTTATGCAGCAGGAGAAGTTACAGGTGGAATACATGGGGCAAATAGAATAGGTGGAAATGCTGTTGCAGACATTACTATATTTGGAAAAATTGCTGGAGAAAATGCAGCTACTTATTCAAAATCTGTAAAATAA
- a CDS encoding HAD-IIA family hydrolase, with the protein MKTYIIDLDGTMYSGNTNIDGAREFIDYLHLKNLPYIFLTNNATRTKKQAKEHMLNLGFKDIKEEDFFTSAMAAAKFIAKNYSEKKCFMLGESGLEEALKEYNFEIVKENANFVVVGLDRNATYKSYSEALHHILAGAKFIATNPDRLLANNGTFDIGNGAVIDMLEYASGVEAIKIGKPYQIILNILLEEKKFKKEDLIFIGDNLETDIKLGYDAKIETIMVCSGVHTEKDIERLKVYPTRVVKNLRELIK; encoded by the coding sequence ATGAAAACATATATTATTGATTTAGATGGAACTATGTATAGTGGGAATACAAATATAGATGGTGCTAGAGAATTTATTGATTATCTTCACTTAAAAAATCTTCCTTATATATTTTTAACAAATAATGCAACAAGAACTAAAAAACAAGCTAAGGAACATATGTTAAATTTAGGATTTAAAGATATAAAGGAAGAAGATTTTTTTACATCTGCTATGGCTGCTGCTAAATTTATTGCTAAAAACTACTCAGAAAAAAAATGTTTTATGCTAGGAGAAAGTGGATTGGAAGAAGCATTAAAAGAGTACAATTTTGAAATTGTTAAAGAAAATGCTAATTTTGTTGTAGTTGGTTTGGATAGAAATGCCACTTATAAGAGTTACAGTGAAGCATTACATCATATTTTAGCAGGAGCTAAATTTATTGCTACAAATCCAGATAGATTACTTGCAAATAATGGAACTTTTGATATAGGAAATGGTGCAGTAATAGATATGCTTGAATATGCTTCCGGTGTTGAAGCTATAAAGATAGGAAAACCCTATCAAATAATATTAAATATTCTATTAGAAGAAAAAAAATTTAAAAAAGAAGATTTAATTTTTATTGGTGATAACCTTGAAACTGATATTAAACTTGGTTATGATGCTAAAATTGAGACTATAATGGTTTGTTCTGGTGTTCATACAGAAAAAGATATAGAAAGACTGAAGGTTTATCCTACTAGAGTTGTAAAAAATTTAAGAGAATTGATAAAATAG
- a CDS encoding exodeoxyribonuclease III, with product MKLISWNVNGIRAAIKKGFLGYFNEQNADIFCLQETKLSAGQLDLELKGYHQYWNYAEKKGYSGTAIFTKQEPLSVSYGLGIEEHDKEGRVITLEFEKFYMVTVYTPNSKDELLRLNYRMVWEDEFRKYLKNLEKKKPVVVCGDLNVAHEEIDLKNPKTNRRNAGFTDEERGKFTELLDSGFIDTFRYFYPNLEQVYSWWSYRGRARENNAGWRIDYFVVSKGLEKNLVDAEIHSQIEGSDHCPVVLFLEFNK from the coding sequence ATGAAATTAATATCTTGGAATGTAAATGGGATTAGAGCAGCTATAAAGAAAGGTTTTTTAGGTTATTTTAATGAACAAAATGCTGATATATTCTGTTTACAAGAAACAAAATTAAGTGCAGGGCAATTGGATTTAGAATTAAAAGGTTATCATCAGTATTGGAACTATGCAGAGAAAAAAGGTTATTCAGGTACTGCAATTTTTACAAAACAAGAGCCTTTATCTGTTAGCTATGGTTTAGGTATAGAAGAACATGATAAAGAGGGTAGAGTTATTACTCTTGAATTTGAAAAATTCTATATGGTTACAGTTTACACTCCAAACTCAAAAGATGAACTTTTAAGACTTAATTATAGAATGGTTTGGGAAGATGAATTTAGAAAATATCTAAAAAATTTAGAAAAGAAAAAGCCTGTTGTTGTCTGTGGAGATTTGAATGTTGCTCATGAAGAAATAGACTTAAAAAATCCTAAAACTAATAGAAGAAATGCAGGATTTACTGATGAAGAAAGAGGAAAATTCACTGAACTTTTAGACAGTGGTTTTATTGATACTTTTAGATATTTTTATCCAAACTTAGAGCAAGTTTATTCGTGGTGGTCATATAGAGGAAGAGCAAGAGAGAATAATGCAGGGTGGAGAATAGATTATTTTGTTGTATCAAAAGGTCTTGAAAAAAATCTAGTTGATGCAGAAATTCATTCTCAAATAGAAGGCTCAGATCACTGTCCTGTGGTATTGTTTTTGGAATTTAATAAATAA
- the aroQ gene encoding type II 3-dehydroquinate dehydratase: MKIMVINGPNLNMLGIREKNIYGTFSYDDLCRYIETYSEFKDKNIEFEFLQSNIEGEIVNFIQEAYNRKYDGIILNAGGYTHTSVAIHDAIKAVSIPTVEVHISNIHAREDFRKVCITTPACIGQITGLGKFGYILAVVYLIEYYKERK; this comes from the coding sequence ATGAAAATAATGGTAATTAATGGTCCTAACTTAAATATGCTAGGAATAAGAGAGAAAAATATCTATGGTACTTTTAGTTATGATGATTTATGTAGATATATTGAAACTTATTCTGAATTTAAGGATAAAAATATAGAATTTGAATTTTTACAAAGTAATATTGAAGGTGAAATTGTAAACTTTATTCAAGAGGCTTATAATAGAAAATATGATGGAATTATTCTAAATGCAGGAGGCTATACTCATACATCAGTAGCCATTCATGATGCTATAAAGGCAGTTAGTATCCCTACTGTTGAGGTACATATTTCAAATATTCATGCAAGAGAAGATTTTAGAAAAGTTTGTATCACAACTCCAGCTTGTATAGGACAAATTACAGGTTTAGGAAAATTTGGATATATACTAGCAGTAGTTTATTTAATAGAATATTATAAAGAAAGGAAATAA
- a CDS encoding shikimate dehydrogenase family protein, giving the protein MRKFGLLGKKLSHSLSPLLHNTFFEDIGIEAEYKLYEVDEAEIDNFKNYMLENSIEGVNITVPYKKRFLDKLDYISDEAKEIGAINLLYIKDNKFYGDNTDYYGFKYTLTKNDIDVKDKKIAIVGKGGASASVDKVLKDMGADDITFYFRKDKFSQIKFPENMGGDIIVNTTPVGMYPNVEYNLVSKEILKKFKVAIDLIYNPIETKFLKEAKECGLKIINGMDMLIEQALKTDEILYGILLSTQLRKKIRKKIKKKVEEYYENNGN; this is encoded by the coding sequence GTGAGAAAATTTGGACTTCTAGGAAAAAAGCTTTCTCATTCACTTTCTCCATTGTTACACAATACTTTTTTTGAAGATATTGGAATTGAAGCAGAATACAAATTATATGAAGTTGATGAAGCTGAAATAGATAATTTTAAAAACTATATGCTTGAAAATTCTATTGAAGGAGTAAATATAACTGTTCCTTATAAAAAGAGATTTTTAGATAAATTGGATTATATTAGTGATGAGGCAAAGGAAATAGGAGCTATAAATCTTCTATATATAAAGGATAATAAATTCTATGGAGATAACACTGACTATTATGGTTTTAAATATACACTGACAAAAAATGACATAGATGTAAAAGATAAAAAGATAGCCATTGTTGGAAAAGGTGGAGCAAGTGCTAGTGTGGATAAAGTGTTAAAAGATATGGGGGCAGATGATATAACTTTCTATTTTAGAAAAGATAAGTTCAGCCAAATAAAATTTCCAGAAAATATGGGAGGAGATATAATAGTTAATACCACTCCTGTTGGAATGTATCCCAATGTTGAATATAACTTAGTGAGTAAAGAAATTTTAAAAAAATTTAAAGTAGCAATAGATTTAATCTATAATCCTATTGAAACAAAATTCTTAAAAGAAGCAAAAGAATGTGGATTAAAAATTATAAATGGGATGGATATGTTAATTGAACAGGCTTTAAAAACTGATGAAATTCTATATGGTATTTTATTATCAACTCAGCTTAGAAAGAAAATTAGAAAAAAGATAAAAAAGAAGGTAGAGGAATATTATGAAAATAATGGTAATTAA
- a CDS encoding chorismate mutase produces MMIELELMRIKIDEIDDRLLALFKERLEVSKKIGLLKKKHNIKIFDPQREQEIIDNCTQNVSEDEKEYIEKFLRNLIDISKEVQTK; encoded by the coding sequence ATGATGATAGAATTAGAGCTAATGAGGATAAAAATTGATGAAATAGATGACAGACTTTTGGCTCTCTTTAAAGAAAGATTAGAAGTTTCTAAAAAAATTGGTCTACTAAAGAAAAAACACAATATAAAAATTTTTGATCCTCAAAGAGAACAAGAAATAATAGATAATTGTACTCAAAATGTCAGTGAAGATGAAAAAGAATATATAGAAAAATTTTTAAGAAATCTTATAGATATAAGTAAGGAGGTTCAAACTAAGTGA
- a CDS encoding toxin-antitoxin system YwqK family antitoxin: MKIKKIFLFLLLLVGVELLATSKLPKNLFNPDKINILKRGIINGPINIYYPNGKIQVKQFFINNRKAGIWQYYYENGKLKAEIIYNIMTNDEEGVIKNYDEKGIIISEGRIINNNMEGVWNYYDEKGRKNYTYDFVKGIITTYDEKGKIIFQVTERDLANRFQEIQQEINDDRIRANEDKN, translated from the coding sequence ATGAAAATTAAAAAAATATTTTTATTTTTATTATTACTTGTAGGAGTTGAATTGTTAGCAACTAGTAAATTGCCAAAAAATCTTTTTAATCCAGATAAAATAAATATATTAAAAAGAGGAATTATAAATGGTCCTATTAATATTTATTATCCAAATGGAAAGATACAAGTAAAACAATTTTTTATCAATAATAGAAAAGCTGGAATTTGGCAATACTATTATGAAAATGGTAAATTAAAAGCAGAAATCATTTATAACATAATGACAAATGATGAAGAAGGTGTTATAAAGAATTATGATGAAAAAGGTATCATAATAAGTGAAGGAAGAATAATTAACAATAATATGGAGGGAGTTTGGAACTATTATGATGAAAAAGGAAGAAAGAATTATACTTATGATTTTGTAAAGGGAATAATTACTACTTATGATGAGAAAGGTAAAATTATATTTCAAGTGACTGAAAGAGATTTAGCTAATCGTTTTCAAGAAATACAACAGGAGATAAATGATGATAGAATTAGAGCTAATGAGGATAAAAATTGA
- a CDS encoding FtsW/RodA/SpoVE family cell cycle protein, whose translation MKKNLVIDDDIVENKTLYKKVNDIKKERESEKERTLISRRKSIIISFFLILIIIGSINFFSSISRFDNKVMFAKIIKQSMILIVSLLVFGATIKSGNTIYRIITKPGFRLLILTSALIVFLAIAIIPNDNLFPTINGGKGWIHIGPVSLQIPELFKVPFIMLLANILARGKDDDRKITYWKNFFSIIFYTLIFFIVITFALHDMGTAIHYAMIASFIIFLSDIPNKVIFPAFFGLLASIPVFLYIFLNTLSGYKLDRVKAFLDGILHGNYTREDAYQIYQSLIAFGTGGILGKGLGNGVQKYNYIPEVETDFAIANFAEEIGFVGMVIILFSFFSLFFLIMGVANNSKTYFSKYLVGGIGGYLITQVIINIGVAIGLIPVFGIPLPFISSGGSSLLAISIAMGLVIYVNNTQTLK comes from the coding sequence ATGAAAAAGAATTTAGTTATTGATGATGATATTGTTGAAAATAAAACTCTTTATAAAAAAGTCAATGATATAAAAAAAGAAAGGGAAAGTGAAAAAGAAAGAACTTTAATAAGCAGAAGAAAAAGTATTATTATTTCATTTTTTTTAATACTAATCATAATTGGGAGTATTAACTTTTTTAGTTCTATATCAAGATTTGATAATAAGGTAATGTTTGCAAAGATTATCAAACAATCTATGATTTTAATTGTTTCTTTATTAGTTTTTGGAGCAACAATTAAGTCTGGAAATACAATTTATAGAATAATAACTAAGCCTGGATTTAGGCTCTTGATATTGACAAGTGCTTTGATTGTCTTTTTAGCTATTGCAATTATTCCAAATGATAACCTATTTCCAACAATAAATGGTGGTAAAGGTTGGATTCATATAGGACCTGTGAGCCTACAAATTCCAGAGCTCTTTAAAGTACCATTTATTATGCTTTTAGCAAATATACTTGCAAGAGGAAAAGATGATGATAGAAAAATTACTTATTGGAAAAATTTTTTCTCCATTATTTTTTATACACTTATATTCTTTATTGTAATAACATTTGCCTTACATGACATGGGAACAGCTATACATTATGCTATGATAGCTAGTTTTATAATATTTTTATCAGATATTCCAAATAAAGTTATTTTTCCAGCATTTTTTGGACTACTTGCTTCCATACCAGTGTTTCTCTATATTTTTCTTAATACTTTATCAGGCTATAAACTAGACAGAGTAAAAGCATTTTTAGATGGAATTTTACATGGTAACTATACTAGGGAAGATGCTTACCAAATCTATCAATCCCTTATAGCTTTTGGAACAGGTGGAATATTAGGTAAAGGTTTAGGAAATGGAGTACAAAAATATAATTATATTCCAGAAGTAGAAACTGACTTTGCAATAGCGAATTTTGCAGAAGAAATAGGATTTGTTGGTATGGTTATTATTCTTTTCTCATTTTTTTCATTATTTTTCTTGATAATGGGAGTTGCTAACAACTCAAAAACTTATTTTTCTAAGTATCTTGTTGGAGGAATAGGAGGCTATCTTATAACACAAGTTATAATAAATATTGGAGTTGCAATAGGTCTAATACCAGTTTTTGGTATTCCTTTACCTTTTATAAGTTCAGGGGGTTCATCACTTCTTGCTATATCAATAGCTATGGGACTTGTTATATATGTTAATAATACTCAAACTTTAAAATAA
- a CDS encoding DUF896 domain-containing protein, with product MEMKDIIEKVNYYTKLSKERKLTEEEINDREIYRRMYLDQFKAQVKKHLDNIEIVDEKDFKN from the coding sequence ATGGAAATGAAAGATATAATAGAAAAAGTAAATTACTATACAAAATTGAGCAAGGAAAGAAAACTTACAGAAGAAGAAATTAACGATAGAGAAATATATAGAAGAATGTATTTAGATCAATTTAAGGCACAGGTAAAAAAACATTTGGATAATATAGAAATTGTAGATGAAAAAGATTTTAAAAACTAG
- the asnS gene encoding asparagine--tRNA ligase, with product MITVKDIFRHGEDYLNKEIELFGWVRKIRDQKKFGFIELNDGSFFKGVQVVFEEGLENFDEVSRLSISSTIKVKGTLVKSQGSGQDLEVKADKIEIFQKADLEYPLQNKRHTFEYLRTKAHLRARTNTFSAVFRVRSVLAYAIHKFFQENNFVYVHTPIITGSDAEGAGEMFRVTTLDMNKLPKKENGEIDFTKDFFGKSTNLTVSGQLNVETFCAAFRNVYTFGPTFRAEYSNTARHASEFWMIEPEIAFADLSANMELAEAMVKSIIKYVMDNCPEEMEFFNSFIEKGLFDKLNNVLNNDFGRVTYTEAIEILEKSGKKFEFPVKWGIDLQSEHERYLAEEYFKKPVFVTDYPKEIKAFYMKLNEDNKTVRAMDLLAPGIGEIIGGSQREDSFELLTKRMKELGLNEEDYEFYLDLRRFGSFPHSGYGLGFERMMMYLTGMQNIRDVIPFPRTPNNAEF from the coding sequence ATGATTACTGTAAAAGATATTTTTAGACATGGAGAAGATTACCTAAATAAAGAAATAGAGCTTTTTGGTTGGGTAAGAAAGATAAGAGATCAAAAGAAATTTGGTTTTATTGAACTAAACGATGGTTCATTCTTTAAAGGAGTTCAAGTAGTTTTTGAAGAAGGACTTGAAAATTTTGATGAAGTTTCAAGGCTTTCAATATCATCTACTATTAAAGTAAAAGGAACTCTTGTAAAATCTCAAGGTAGTGGACAAGATTTAGAAGTTAAAGCTGATAAAATAGAAATTTTCCAAAAAGCTGATTTAGAATATCCATTACAAAATAAAAGACATACTTTTGAATATTTAAGAACTAAGGCACATTTAAGAGCAAGAACAAACACTTTTTCAGCAGTATTTAGAGTAAGATCCGTACTTGCTTATGCAATACATAAATTTTTCCAAGAAAATAACTTTGTTTATGTTCACACTCCAATTATAACTGGTTCTGATGCTGAGGGTGCTGGAGAAATGTTTAGAGTTACAACTCTTGATATGAATAAATTACCTAAAAAAGAAAATGGAGAAATTGATTTTACAAAAGATTTCTTTGGTAAATCAACTAACTTAACAGTAAGTGGTCAATTAAATGTTGAAACTTTCTGTGCTGCATTTAGAAATGTTTATACTTTTGGACCAACATTTAGAGCAGAATACTCAAATACTGCAAGACATGCTTCTGAATTTTGGATGATAGAACCTGAAATAGCTTTTGCAGATTTGTCTGCTAATATGGAACTTGCAGAAGCCATGGTAAAATCTATCATCAAATATGTTATGGATAATTGTCCAGAAGAAATGGAATTCTTTAACTCATTTATTGAAAAAGGATTATTTGATAAATTAAACAATGTACTTAACAATGATTTTGGTAGAGTTACTTATACAGAAGCAATAGAAATTTTAGAAAAATCTGGAAAGAAATTTGAATTTCCTGTTAAATGGGGAATAGATTTGCAAAGTGAACATGAAAGATATTTAGCAGAAGAATATTTTAAAAAGCCAGTGTTTGTAACTGATTATCCAAAAGAAATTAAGGCTTTCTATATGAAACTTAATGAAGATAACAAAACAGTTAGAGCTATGGACTTACTTGCCCCAGGAATTGGAGAAATTATTGGTGGTTCTCAAAGAGAAGATAGCTTTGAACTTCTTACAAAGAGAATGAAAGAACTTGGACTTAATGAAGAAGATTATGAATTTTACTTAGATTTAAGAAGATTTGGAAGTTTCCCTCACTCTGGATATGGATTAGGTTTTGAAAGAATGATGATGTATTTAACAGGTATGCAAAACATTAGAGATGTAATACCTTTCCCAAGAACTCCAAATAATGCAGAATTTTAA
- the rnmV gene encoding ribonuclease M5: MKKKIKEVIVVEGKDDISAVKNAVDAEVFQVNGHAVRKNKSIEILKLAYENKGLIILTDPDYAGEEIRKYLCKHFPNAKNAYISRVSGTKDGDIGVENASPKDIITALEKARFSLDNSENIFNLDLMIDYNLIGKDNSADLRALLGAELGIGYSNGKQFMAKLNRYGVSLEEFKKAYEKVNKR, from the coding sequence ATGAAAAAGAAAATAAAAGAAGTTATTGTTGTTGAGGGAAAAGATGATATTTCAGCAGTTAAAAATGCTGTTGATGCAGAGGTTTTTCAAGTCAATGGACATGCTGTTAGAAAAAACAAAAGTATAGAAATATTAAAACTTGCTTATGAAAATAAGGGGCTTATTATCTTAACAGACCCTGATTATGCTGGTGAAGAAATAAGAAAATATTTATGTAAACATTTTCCCAATGCAAAAAATGCCTATATTTCTCGTGTAAGTGGTACAAAAGATGGAGATATTGGAGTTGAAAATGCTTCTCCTAAGGATATTATCACTGCACTTGAAAAGGCAAGATTTAGTTTAGATAATTCAGAAAATATCTTTAATTTAGATTTAATGATAGATTATAATTTAATAGGAAAAGATAATTCAGCTGATTTAAGAGCCCTACTTGGTGCTGAGCTAGGTATAGGTTATTCAAATGGAAAGCAATTTATGGCTAAACTAAATAGGTATGGAGTAAGTCTTGAAGAATTTAAAAAGGCTTATGAAAAGGTTAATAAGAGATAG